Part of the Citrus sinensis cultivar Valencia sweet orange chromosome 2, DVS_A1.0, whole genome shotgun sequence genome, ATAGTAATTCACCAATGTTTTTCCATCTAACTGTTTTGTGAAGAACCTTGTTATATAGTCCGTGTGTGTGAACTGCCGAAAACGAGCTGGCTTCTCTGGGGATATCAGCTCCGGGAATGGTCCATAAAGGCTGTCCCTCTCGCTTGGACTGAAGAAAACAGCAATTGAGATTCGTGGTTCCGGGGACGAATTAGCCAATACTCTATGCTCTACACTTATGTATTCATCATTGGACATAATCTGAAAAAGCAAACATAATGTCAAGAGTTAGCTGTGAAAGATGCGCGAGAAGTTATTGTACAATTTGACATTATGAGAATCCTATATCTatgataataatcaaattcagGATAGAAGACCAAACAACACTTTAAACTTAATATACCTGAAGTATATCCCCAATGTTAATAACCAGAGCTCCTGGAACTGGTTTAACATCCACCCATTCCTCACCATGCTTAATTTGCAGCCCACCTTTATCATCTTGCAACAAGATTGTCAATGGCCCTGGATCAGTATGAGATGTGATCCCCACTGTCAGATCAGGCTGCGGACAGTAGGGATAATAATGGCCCACCATCATCCTCCCTTCCAGGAAGGTCTTTTCCTTCAACCTATCGGTTTTCAACCCCAAACCTTCACACAGCAGCCCAAACAAAAGCTCTCCGAGCTGTTTTACATGGTGGTTCCACTCGACTGCCTCTTTCCTACATATTTCAGGAACTTCTTCAAGCTCTGGTTCCGTCAGACCTAGCCTTATCTGCAGTGTGTCCCTGTAAAATTAAGCAATCAGCAAATTTCTGTTTACTTATGATACTGGTAAAATTCATTTACTTCTCATAGATTTGGCTTTTTGTCACAGTTAGTGAATATTATCTTCAAACATTTCCTCGTGACCTTCTAGAATTTTTACAAACAAAATTCTATTGTATTTAGTGGTATTTAGAATTCAATCCGATCCGCTCAATCCGTCTGATTCACGAAAATCTGTTCCGTAAAAATTCGATCggtggattgaaaatttaaaaatccacaATCAGTGGATTTCATACGGATTTACTTCTACAAATCCGCAAAAATCCATGAATacgcaaaaaaataaaattatttaattaaaaaattaaacttataaatGTGGCATTACTACTtactaataacaaaataagttaaaatgtaATTACATGAGCaccatattatatcttatccataatctaaaataaaaaataattaaataaataaatataactttgtaaataaataattttcataatcttagataatttttatgtattgatctaaacaaataagattttttcttttgggtgtgctatattttgaaactttaaatgtattattctATCTTTACACTCACTAGCTTTTGTTTTAGCATTAAGTCTATTGTTactattactactactactttTACAATTACATAAAGAGCGTgcagataaaattttatcatacacaattataaatatcagtcGATGTATCAATTTTTGggtttcaagtttcaacaagcatttgtttgttttggtgCAAAACAATGAGTTAATACAACAAATTATAGAATATTTCTATTAAACTACACTTAATGTATTTATAAGACGTgtgtataaattaaatataactattaattacgtgatattttttaaaataattaaataaatagcaTACATGCATTAAGTGAATATAGGGCTATAGATAACTGCGAGTGATCATTTAACCATTAATGCATAAATAATcaaagtttattttgttttttgtttaaataatgAATACCTCCAGCTGGCAGCTTTAGAGTGAAACAAATCGATGTTGGAAATGTAAGACACGCCTTTGGTGTTCTCCCTACGATACACCGGCGCCTTGATCTCCGGCGGCTGTTCATGAAACCCTTTAATGGCCCGAACCATACGCTCCAAGACCTCAACTCCGATGCCGTGATTCACAACCTGAAAGAACCCCAGCTCCCGCGAGGCACATGCTATCTTTTCCACAATCGTCGGCCGCAGATCGTCCGAGTCAACGCCCGATAAATCGATGGTGGGGACTACATCAGAGACGGGCCGGGTCTTTGACTTGGGTCTGAGATCGGCAAGAGTGGCGGGTGGGTGGATGAAAAAGCGGGGGATGGCGGTGACGCCCAAGTCAACTAAACCTTTGACCCCGACTTTGGACTCGTCGAATCGTTTCACTTCTTTGGCCCTGTCGTATGATTCTAGGCTCATGATTGTAGCTCTTCTTgttaattgatatttgatatcTTGAGTTGAAACAAATGAATGGAGTGGTTTTAGcatttttctgttttgtttcACTAGTTTGGTAATACAATTACTTAACAATTACGGACAAAGCTACCTTGCGACGGTTCTACATCACCACGATTTTGACTCTATTACACTACGGTCCTTGTTGTTtcctgaaaattaaaaaaaattataggttttgaaatttaacatataaaccctaatttaaacatttttctcCCTTGTTGTCCATCCCTCTCCTCtacgtttttttttcctttttcttctttaatcttATTTCTTCTTAGTCTTTTTTGATAGAATTTCATagataatttgatatttttcaattttcaaagacAATAAGAGGGGgtataggaaaaaaaaaagacaataagAGGGGTTTATAACAATTCAATCAATTAGATTTCCTCTATtgctagttttatttaatcccttatttttaagttgattttgctacagtgattgatttctctaaaaaatagtaagtttatttagttaatGAAGATTCAACTTTTATCTCTGTCTCTATACTCTCTAATCTTTTCACAAATCTCGACTGAATCTGAGTTATCCTAAGATTTTAGAGATCTTTTGTCACTTATCCTTTAGTGTTAATATATAGTTGgaggtaaaagaaaagaacccAAGACGCACATCCACCATATAAGTATATAGTTCGTTGTGATCTACCAGCCAGCATCAGCGGTATAACAATAAGTAAGGAGGGAGTGAGTTCTACTTTCCTTTCCCTTTTTCAAGAGAACTACCGCTAATTAAGAGAATTAAGTAAAGAGTTTTCGTTCTATTACCTCAAAAGCAACATTGAGCGTTCCTTGAGATTGGATTTCGAACGAGGAGCTGCTCCTACCTAAGTTCCCAGCTATCTGAGTAGGTTTGTTATCAATTTCCGAAGTGAATTGCATTCATCCTCCTCTCCCCCCGTCGATCTTTCCGCTAGTCAGTAGCTCACTTGAGGAAGCGAATgcgaaagaagaaagaaagggTTTCAATCAAGTTATTGTTTTGAGGGAGGGAAAGTGTGGTTAACAATCTACTTCGCGGAGGTGTCTAGACGAGAATGGCATCGGAG contains:
- the LOC102627413 gene encoding 1-aminocyclopropane-1-carboxylate oxidase homolog 4-like, with the translated sequence MLKPLHSFVSTQDIKYQLTRRATIMSLESYDRAKEVKRFDESKVGVKGLVDLGVTAIPRFFIHPPATLADLRPKSKTRPVSDVVPTIDLSGVDSDDLRPTIVEKIACASRELGFFQVVNHGIGVEVLERMVRAIKGFHEQPPEIKAPVYRRENTKGVSYISNIDLFHSKAASWRDTLQIRLGLTEPELEEVPEICRKEAVEWNHHVKQLGELLFGLLCEGLGLKTDRLKEKTFLEGRMMVGHYYPYCPQPDLTVGITSHTDPGPLTILLQDDKGGLQIKHGEEWVDVKPVPGALVINIGDILQIMSNDEYISVEHRVLANSSPEPRISIAVFFSPSERDSLYGPFPELISPEKPARFRQFTHTDYITRFFTKQLDGKTLVNYYRL